From a single Calothrix sp. NIES-2098 genomic region:
- a CDS encoding acyltransferase 3: MSKHINSLTSLRGVASVVVVIHHFSYYTLPKTGSTLSTYSNFFHNGYLWVDFFFILSGFIMTHVYARDFSTKVISDNYRSYLLSRFARIYPLHIFILALFVGLEIVKTFLLHHSAFTDKFNLTALFANVFLLQAFDLNCPPLFWCNTYWNEPAWSISVEFVIYCIFPFLLFVLLRSNYKNDLLMYVSSLLGILLLVTFTRGNLDSIIGVPAIARCGLECVLGIITYKVYRRSNYQKYLNLNLLAIIAITWIMLIMHNYWHHWRSLHDWLILPAFSLLILAVAVSNKSVISKFLNSQLMLYLGTISYSVYLVHWFIQELIKFFWSYEFNEIFGQSFTRLENFLALGVFLIITLLVASLTYKFVEVPMRHYLKSKLLANQY; encoded by the coding sequence ATGTCCAAACATATTAATTCGCTCACCTCTCTGCGAGGTGTTGCATCTGTAGTTGTTGTCATCCATCATTTTTCTTACTACACCTTACCTAAAACTGGTTCAACTTTATCAACATATAGTAACTTTTTCCATAATGGATATTTGTGGGTAGACTTTTTCTTTATCTTGAGTGGGTTCATCATGACCCACGTTTATGCCAGAGATTTTTCTACAAAAGTGATTTCAGATAACTATCGCTCATACTTACTTTCACGTTTTGCAAGAATCTATCCTCTGCATATATTTATTTTGGCTTTATTTGTGGGATTAGAAATTGTAAAAACATTTTTACTGCATCATTCTGCATTCACGGATAAGTTTAACTTAACAGCATTATTTGCCAATGTTTTTCTTCTCCAAGCTTTTGACCTCAACTGTCCACCTCTATTTTGGTGTAATACTTATTGGAATGAACCAGCTTGGTCAATTAGTGTCGAGTTTGTGATTTACTGTATATTTCCATTTTTATTATTTGTCTTGTTAAGAAGCAATTATAAAAATGATTTACTGATGTATGTTTCTAGTCTCTTGGGTATATTATTATTAGTTACTTTTACTCGTGGGAATTTAGATAGTATTATCGGTGTACCTGCGATAGCAAGATGCGGACTAGAATGTGTACTTGGCATTATCACTTACAAAGTCTATCGTCGAAGTAATTATCAAAAGTATTTGAATCTCAATTTACTGGCAATTATAGCCATAACTTGGATAATGCTGATTATGCATAATTACTGGCATCATTGGCGTAGCCTTCATGATTGGCTAATCTTACCAGCGTTTTCTCTACTAATTTTGGCTGTAGCTGTCAGTAACAAAAGTGTGATATCAAAATTTTTAAATTCACAGCTAATGCTCTATCTCGGGACAATATCTTACTCAGTTTATCTGGTTCATTGGTTTATTCAGGAACTAATTAAATTTTTCTGGTCTTATGAATTTAACGAGATTTTTGGGCAAAGTTTTACTAGATTGGAAAATTTTCTCGCTCTAGGAGTATTTTTGATTATTACTTTATTAGTTGCATCACTAACATATAAATTCGTAGAAGTACCTATGCGTCATTATCTAAAGTCAAAACTTTTAGCTAACCAGTATTGA
- a CDS encoding amino acid adenylation domain-containing protein, which translates to MTLSPVNFQSELTAVEFDPFAEGELLLTAPATESQKEIWASVQMGDAANCAYNESQSLRFKGKLDVTVFQSALQELVLRHEALRTTFSTDGNTLCIVGSLQIEIPIIDISSLELQEQQEKLASIRLQEVEKPFDLEHGPLFRAQIIKLQPQEHIAILTAHHIICDGWSWAVLMPDLGKLYSGLLEGVVPELDESDRLSDYAVLQEEEVDSPEAIATEQYWLEQFADSVPVLDFPCDRPRPHIRTFNAAREDWQLNPQLVADLKQLGSKFGCSFMTTILAGFEAWLHRITGQNDLVVGIPAAGQAALGQYNLVGHCVNLLPLRSQVNGAQSFSEYLQSRRSIVLDAYDHQQFTFGSLVKKLSIPRDSSRIPLVPITFNIDQGLDSDKLPFAGLEVEFFSNPRSFENFELFINATELRGQLTLECQYNTNLFDADTIRRRMAEFETLLQGIVVNPNQTIAKLPILPAVEQQLLAAWNQTQTNYPQDKSIHQLFEEQVARTPDAVALVFQGQQLTYRELNTRANQLAQYLQTLGVGADVLVGICVERSLEMIVGLLGILKAGGAYVPLDPGYPQERLAFMLADTQIKLLVTQKRLVEKLPTHTANIICLDADWQTISQQATENLITNVKPHNLAYVMYTSGSTGTPKGVSVIHQGVVRLVKETNYVSLTEKEVFLQISPVSFDASTFEIWGCLLNGGKLVIFPPHTPSLDELGGIIQQYQVTTLWLTAGLFHLIVDEKIEALKPLRQLLAGGDVLSVPHVQKFLNTVENCKLINGYGPTESTTFTSCYEITAPLKPGASIPIGRPIANTQVYILDSHLQQVPIGITGELYIGGDGLAREYFNRPDLTADRFIANPLSADSQSRLYKSGDLARYLPNGEIEYLGRIDNQVKVSGFRIELGEIEIALLQSPLVKEAVVIVREDSPGEKLLVGYFVAETNEDSSQIISELRRFLKQQLPEYMVPKIFVALEALPLNANGKVDRRALPKPDAYSPELEANYVAPRTPIEQQIADIWTQVLNVKQVGIYDNFFELGGYSLLGIQVISRLRQALQVEILMSNLFELPTVADLAERVETLRWATQGIQAAESHSADDYEEGEL; encoded by the coding sequence ATGACCTTATCACCTGTAAATTTCCAGTCTGAATTAACTGCTGTTGAGTTTGACCCATTTGCAGAGGGAGAATTACTATTAACTGCTCCTGCTACCGAATCTCAAAAAGAAATTTGGGCTTCTGTGCAAATGGGGGATGCTGCCAATTGTGCTTATAACGAATCCCAATCTCTGCGATTCAAAGGTAAACTTGATGTTACAGTTTTCCAATCTGCACTGCAAGAGTTAGTGCTACGTCATGAAGCGCTCAGGACAACTTTTAGCACAGATGGTAATACACTCTGCATTGTTGGTTCACTACAAATTGAAATCCCAATTATTGATATTTCTAGCCTAGAACTACAGGAGCAACAAGAAAAATTAGCTAGTATCAGGCTACAAGAAGTAGAAAAACCCTTTGATTTGGAACATGGCCCTCTATTCCGGGCGCAAATTATCAAATTGCAGCCGCAAGAACATATAGCTATTTTGACTGCTCATCATATTATTTGTGATGGTTGGTCTTGGGCTGTGCTGATGCCAGATTTAGGTAAACTGTATTCTGGCTTGCTAGAAGGTGTTGTTCCAGAGTTAGACGAAAGCGATCGCCTCAGTGATTATGCTGTTTTACAAGAAGAAGAGGTAGATAGCCCAGAAGCGATCGCCACTGAACAATACTGGCTAGAACAATTCGCTGACTCTGTACCTGTACTAGATTTCCCCTGCGATCGCCCTCGCCCACATATCAGAACTTTTAACGCCGCGCGCGAAGATTGGCAATTAAATCCGCAACTAGTTGCAGATCTCAAACAGCTAGGCTCAAAATTTGGTTGTAGTTTTATGACTACTATCCTGGCAGGATTTGAGGCTTGGCTACACCGTATTACCGGACAAAATGACTTGGTTGTGGGTATTCCCGCCGCCGGACAAGCTGCTTTAGGACAGTATAATCTTGTAGGTCATTGTGTAAATTTACTACCATTGCGTAGCCAAGTTAATGGCGCACAATCTTTCAGTGAATATTTGCAAAGTCGTCGTTCTATTGTCTTAGATGCCTACGATCATCAACAATTTACCTTTGGGAGTCTAGTTAAAAAATTAAGTATTCCTCGGGATTCGAGCCGGATTCCCTTGGTTCCGATTACATTTAATATCGATCAAGGTTTAGATAGCGATAAACTCCCCTTTGCTGGGTTAGAGGTAGAGTTTTTCTCTAATCCTCGCTCCTTTGAGAACTTTGAACTATTTATTAATGCTACAGAATTACGCGGTCAACTAACTCTGGAATGTCAGTACAACACTAACTTATTTGATGCTGACACTATCCGTCGGCGGATGGCAGAGTTTGAAACTTTGTTGCAGGGTATAGTTGTAAATCCCAATCAAACTATTGCGAAATTGCCGATTTTGCCAGCAGTTGAGCAACAGCTATTAGCAGCATGGAACCAAACTCAAACCAACTATCCTCAAGATAAATCTATCCATCAATTATTTGAGGAACAGGTAGCGCGTACTCCTGATGCTGTAGCTTTGGTATTTCAAGGACAGCAACTTACTTACCGAGAGTTAAATACTCGCGCCAATCAATTAGCACAATACCTACAAACATTAGGAGTAGGCGCAGATGTGCTGGTGGGAATCTGCGTGGAACGCTCTTTAGAAATGATAGTAGGTCTATTAGGTATCCTGAAAGCTGGCGGAGCTTATGTACCTTTAGATCCGGGTTATCCTCAAGAACGTTTGGCGTTCATGCTTGCGGATACCCAAATCAAATTATTAGTCACCCAAAAACGACTAGTTGAAAAACTACCTACTCATACTGCAAATATCATTTGCTTGGATGCAGATTGGCAGACTATCAGCCAACAAGCAACAGAGAATTTAATTACTAATGTCAAGCCTCATAACTTGGCTTATGTAATGTATACCTCTGGTTCTACAGGTACACCCAAAGGTGTTAGTGTTATTCATCAAGGTGTAGTCAGGTTAGTTAAAGAAACTAACTATGTAAGTCTCACCGAAAAAGAAGTCTTTCTACAAATTAGTCCTGTTTCTTTCGACGCTTCCACTTTTGAAATTTGGGGTTGTTTACTTAACGGTGGCAAATTAGTTATCTTCCCTCCTCATACTCCATCTTTAGATGAATTAGGGGGAATTATTCAGCAATACCAAGTAACAACTCTCTGGCTGACAGCAGGTTTATTCCACTTGATAGTTGATGAAAAAATTGAGGCTTTAAAACCCTTGCGTCAACTGTTAGCTGGTGGTGATGTTTTATCTGTTCCCCATGTTCAGAAATTTCTCAATACAGTAGAAAACTGTAAATTAATTAATGGTTATGGCCCTACAGAAAGTACAACTTTTACTTCCTGTTATGAAATCACAGCACCATTAAAGCCAGGAGCTTCTATTCCTATTGGTCGTCCAATTGCTAATACTCAAGTTTATATTTTGGACTCCCATTTACAACAAGTTCCCATTGGCATTACAGGTGAGTTGTATATTGGTGGCGATGGTTTAGCACGAGAATATTTCAATCGTCCAGATTTAACTGCTGATAGATTTATCGCTAACCCCTTGAGCGCAGATTCTCAATCACGGTTATATAAGAGTGGTGACTTAGCACGCTATTTGCCCAATGGAGAAATTGAATACCTCGGTCGGATTGATAATCAGGTAAAAGTTAGTGGTTTCCGCATAGAATTAGGCGAAATTGAAATCGCACTTTTGCAATCTCCGCTAGTGAAAGAAGCTGTGGTGATTGTGCGGGAAGATTCTCCTGGGGAGAAATTGCTAGTTGGGTATTTTGTAGCTGAAACTAATGAAGATAGTTCGCAAATTATTTCAGAGTTACGGAGATTTTTAAAACAACAATTGCCTGAGTATATGGTGCCAAAGATTTTTGTGGCACTAGAAGCTTTACCTCTGAATGCGAACGGCAAAGTAGATCGCCGTGCCTTGCCAAAGCCTGATGCTTATAGTCCAGAACTAGAAGCAAATTATGTTGCACCTCGTACTCCCATTGAGCAGCAAATTGCAGATATCTGGACACAGGTTTTAAATGTCAAACAAGTTGGAATTTACGATAACTTTTTTGAATTGGGTGGATATTCTCTTTTAGGAATTCAAGTAATTTCTCGTCTGAGACAGGCTTTGCAAGTAGAAATTTTAATGTCCAATTTATTTGAATTACCTACGGTAGCAGATTTGGCTGAACGAGTGGAAACTCTGCGTTGGGCTACTCAAGGTATTCAAGCGGCTGAGAGTCATTCAGCAGATGATTACGAAGAAGGTGAACTTTGA
- a CDS encoding amino acid adenylation domain-containing protein, whose product MKTLDELLSELRQRDVKLWLEGERLRYRAAKDSLTPELLNELKTQKAEIINFLRQVTTTATSKIPPIVACERTGNLPVSFGQQRLWFLHQFEPNSSSNNMPVVVRFTGNLNVTVLEESLREVVRRHEVLRTTFPAVNGKPTQVIATDVSLKLPVIDLQQVPEEQRETEAHILATKEAHQPFDLANGPVLRVLLLRLSDREHLLIWNMHSIVCDGASSDVFYQDFTTIYKALSAGQPSPLPPLPVQYADFTHWQHQWLQGEVLESQVNYWKQKLEGNLPIIDLPYDRSRPQGAQTYRGDRAALLLPKTLNHALTDLSQKWGATLFMTLLTVFELLLYRYSGQEDLLVSFASAGRGQVETERLIGFFSNTLVLRSNLAGNPTFRELLDRVRKDCLEAYSHQDLPFERLIEELKPEQQSRNTSSLFQVKFSLNPPWSNGRGMAAVELPDLTIASLFGYIYHGKTKYDLTLVLREQDNGLGMVFDYNAEMFDTSTVERMLGHYKTLLEAIVANPDRPISELPLLTAEEQELLVDWHGKQADYPQDICIHQYFENQVKLTPNNIAVSFANQQFTYLKLNQRANQLAHYLQTLGVGVGVNVGLYLEPSLETIVGLLGILKAGGTYIAIAPTPGAEILADAQVSFLLTQSSLVEKLPEHQAKVICIDIELAGISLHSNDNPVCQVTEQNLACVIYVSGVNGVAITHRNLVTHSLAISETWDLAESDRVLLLPSLKGDTFIESLFPTWVTGATAILQSQEVQNSAAQFFSFVAQQQITVVNLATSFWYELVKELSASSPTLPASLRLVMVGGEKVSRNAYLTWLEKVGKQVRWLNAYGTLETSFTATVYDPETATEASETRSEIPLGKAIANTQVYILDKRSQLVPIGVTGEIFIGGSGVAQGYFNRPELTSKKFIPNPFSNEAGAYLYKTGDLGRYLSDGNIEFLGRLDNQAKIRGYRFELTEIETVLAQYPSVENSVVMLSEDISEDKNLVAYIIAKSGEILNSEQLRSFLQEKLPEQMLPSAFIMVDSLPLNAQGDVDRKALLALNLTNNKTKKTFAKAETPLQLQLTEIWENILGVQPIGITDNFFDLGGHSLVAVRLFSQIEKIVGKNLALSMLLQAPTIEQLAKIIERERSSKPGVVTTLTDDINSDISIPWSSLVPIQPNGFKPPFFCVHGLGGEVLRFRELAVHLGADQPFYGLQPQGLDGKKLPYDRIEDMAAHYIRQIQTIQPHEPYFIGGYSSGGIIAYEMARQLVMQGKEVALLVLFDTFGSRSVKSESLQQPNSRNWKNLLKIASDYIIEQVQGHKEELKYRIKEILWRFAFQFHLSLGRPLPYSYRKFMVAEATRKALREYVLRVYSGRATVFRTEDGRLVEEQEGDRQMGWGKLVLGGVEIYDISGIHNSVFKEPQVSSVSATIKALIDKAITKK is encoded by the coding sequence ATGAAAACATTGGATGAACTACTATCTGAGCTACGTCAGCGCGATGTCAAACTTTGGTTAGAAGGAGAACGCCTGCGTTATCGCGCAGCAAAAGACAGCCTAACACCAGAATTGCTGAATGAGTTAAAAACACAAAAAGCGGAAATTATCAACTTTCTGCGTCAAGTGACCACAACCGCCACTTCTAAAATTCCGCCAATTGTCGCTTGTGAACGAACTGGTAATTTGCCGGTTTCTTTTGGTCAACAACGCTTATGGTTTCTGCATCAGTTTGAACCGAATAGTTCCTCAAATAATATGCCCGTTGTGGTGCGGTTTACGGGGAATCTCAATGTTACTGTATTGGAGGAAAGTTTGCGAGAAGTTGTCCGTCGCCATGAAGTATTGCGGACAACTTTTCCGGCTGTGAATGGTAAGCCGACTCAAGTCATCGCCACGGATGTTTCCTTGAAGTTACCAGTTATTGACTTACAGCAAGTACCAGAGGAACAAAGAGAGACAGAAGCTCATATATTAGCAACTAAAGAAGCTCATCAACCCTTTGATTTAGCCAATGGCCCAGTTTTGCGAGTACTGCTGTTGCGGTTGAGCGATCGCGAACATTTGCTGATTTGGAATATGCACAGTATAGTTTGCGATGGTGCTTCTTCTGATGTTTTCTATCAAGACTTCACTACCATCTACAAAGCACTATCAGCAGGTCAGCCTTCGCCTTTACCACCCTTACCAGTGCAGTACGCTGATTTTACCCATTGGCAACATCAATGGCTGCAAGGAGAGGTTTTAGAGTCACAGGTAAACTACTGGAAGCAAAAGCTAGAAGGCAATTTACCAATCATAGATTTACCTTACGATCGTTCTCGTCCTCAAGGAGCGCAAACTTACCGAGGCGATCGCGCGGCTTTATTATTACCAAAGACGCTCAATCATGCGCTGACAGACTTGAGTCAAAAATGGGGAGCCACCCTGTTTATGACTTTATTAACAGTATTTGAGTTATTGCTTTATCGCTATTCTGGGCAAGAAGATTTACTAGTTAGCTTTGCCAGTGCTGGACGTGGACAAGTTGAAACAGAAAGACTGATTGGATTTTTCTCGAATACTTTGGTACTGCGGAGTAACTTAGCTGGTAATCCCACTTTCCGAGAATTATTAGACCGAGTACGCAAAGATTGTTTAGAAGCTTATAGCCATCAAGACTTACCTTTTGAAAGACTTATTGAAGAACTTAAACCAGAACAACAAAGCCGTAATACTTCCTCACTATTTCAAGTAAAATTCTCCCTCAATCCGCCTTGGTCAAATGGTCGTGGTATGGCGGCGGTAGAACTACCTGATTTGACGATCGCTTCTCTATTTGGCTATATCTATCATGGTAAGACCAAATACGATCTGACATTGGTATTGCGGGAACAGGATAATGGTCTCGGCATGGTATTCGACTACAATGCCGAGATGTTTGATACCAGCACTGTAGAGCGGATGCTAGGTCACTACAAAACTTTACTGGAAGCTATTGTTGCCAACCCAGATCGGCCGATTTCGGAATTACCTCTGTTAACAGCCGAGGAACAGGAATTATTAGTTGATTGGCATGGTAAGCAGGCTGATTATCCCCAGGATATTTGTATACATCAGTATTTTGAGAATCAAGTTAAACTAACTCCTAATAATATTGCAGTCAGTTTTGCCAATCAGCAGTTCACCTATCTAAAACTCAATCAGCGCGCAAACCAGCTGGCTCACTATTTGCAAACTTTAGGCGTAGGAGTTGGGGTAAATGTCGGTTTATATTTAGAGCCTTCCCTAGAAACGATTGTGGGGCTATTGGGTATTTTAAAAGCTGGCGGCACCTATATAGCGATCGCACCTACACCTGGGGCTGAGATTTTAGCAGATGCTCAAGTATCTTTTCTCTTAACTCAAAGTTCCTTAGTTGAGAAACTTCCTGAGCATCAGGCAAAAGTCATCTGTATAGATATTGAATTAGCGGGTATCTCTCTACACTCAAATGATAATCCAGTTTGTCAAGTCACAGAGCAGAATCTCGCCTGTGTGATTTATGTTTCTGGTGTAAATGGTGTAGCGATTACACACCGCAATCTTGTTACCCACAGCCTTGCAATCAGCGAAACTTGGGATTTGGCGGAAAGCGATCGCGTTTTACTTCTACCTAGTCTCAAAGGTGATACTTTCATTGAATCACTCTTCCCTACTTGGGTTACAGGTGCTACTGCAATTCTGCAATCTCAGGAAGTACAAAACTCAGCCGCGCAGTTTTTCTCATTCGTTGCTCAACAACAAATTACCGTTGTTAATTTAGCGACTTCTTTCTGGTATGAGTTAGTTAAGGAGTTATCTGCATCTTCTCCAACCTTACCAGCTAGCTTGCGTTTGGTGATGGTTGGTGGCGAAAAAGTCTCCCGCAATGCTTATTTAACTTGGTTAGAAAAGGTTGGTAAGCAAGTACGCTGGCTAAATGCTTATGGAACGCTAGAAACAAGTTTCACCGCCACAGTTTACGATCCGGAGACTGCAACAGAAGCTAGTGAAACGCGCTCAGAAATTCCTCTAGGAAAAGCGATCGCTAATACCCAAGTCTACATCCTCGACAAGCGATCGCAACTTGTACCCATCGGCGTAACTGGTGAAATCTTCATCGGTGGTAGCGGCGTTGCTCAAGGCTACTTCAACCGTCCTGAGTTAACATCTAAGAAATTTATCCCTAACCCCTTTAGCAATGAAGCTGGAGCATATCTTTACAAAACTGGTGACTTAGGACGCTACTTAAGTGATGGCAATATTGAGTTTCTAGGACGTTTAGATAATCAAGCCAAAATTCGCGGTTATCGCTTTGAGTTAACAGAAATTGAAACAGTTTTAGCGCAATACCCAAGCGTGGAAAATAGTGTAGTCATGCTCAGTGAAGATATTTCTGAGGATAAAAATTTAGTTGCTTATATTATTGCCAAATCAGGAGAGATTTTAAATAGCGAGCAACTACGAAGTTTTCTCCAAGAAAAACTGCCTGAGCAGATGTTACCTTCTGCCTTTATCATGGTCGATTCTCTACCATTAAATGCTCAGGGAGATGTAGACCGCAAAGCTTTACTTGCTCTTAATTTAACTAATAATAAGACAAAAAAAACGTTTGCTAAAGCCGAAACTCCATTACAACTGCAATTAACAGAAATTTGGGAAAATATTTTAGGAGTTCAGCCAATTGGCATAACAGATAACTTTTTTGATTTAGGTGGACACTCATTAGTAGCAGTACGTCTATTTTCTCAGATTGAAAAGATAGTTGGCAAAAACCTAGCCCTATCTATGCTCTTGCAAGCTCCAACTATTGAGCAATTAGCTAAAATTATTGAGCGCGAAAGAAGTTCAAAACCTGGGGTGGTAACGACGCTAACAGATGACATAAACTCTGATATATCAATTCCGTGGTCTTCTTTAGTACCTATTCAGCCCAATGGTTTTAAGCCTCCTTTCTTCTGCGTACATGGTTTGGGTGGAGAAGTTCTGCGTTTTCGAGAATTGGCTGTGCATTTAGGAGCAGATCAACCATTTTATGGGCTACAACCACAAGGATTAGATGGGAAAAAGCTTCCATACGACCGAATTGAAGACATGGCGGCGCATTACATTAGACAAATCCAGACTATTCAGCCCCATGAACCTTATTTTATCGGTGGCTACTCCTCTGGGGGCATAATTGCTTATGAGATGGCTCGGCAATTGGTTATGCAAGGCAAGGAAGTTGCTTTGCTAGTTTTATTTGATACTTTCGGTTCAAGATCTGTCAAATCAGAGTCGTTGCAACAGCCGAACTCTCGTAATTGGAAGAATCTTTTAAAAATTGCTTCTGACTATATTATTGAGCAGGTACAAGGACATAAAGAGGAGCTTAAGTATCGCATTAAAGAGATACTTTGGCGATTTGCCTTTCAATTTCATCTAAGCCTAGGAAGACCCTTACCTTACTCTTACCGAAAATTTATGGTCGCAGAAGCTACTAGAAAAGCACTTCGAGAATATGTTCTGCGAGTTTATTCAGGTCGAGCAACTGTATTCCGAACAGAAGATGGTCGTTTAGTTGAAGAACAGGAGGGCGATCGCCAAATGGGTTGGGGTAAATTAGTATTAGGAGGAGTGGAAATTTATGATATTTCTGGAATTCATAACTCGGTTTTTAAAGAACCCCAGGTAAGTTCCGTGTCTGCAACAATAAAAGCTTTGATAGATAAAGCTATTACAAAAAAATAG
- a CDS encoding 3-dehydroquinate synthase, whose protein sequence is MLITHKTLLGLQPIKQSVCVNFNYDVHFTHGLFELDNPLLAQVIAADAEIIPKKVLVVVDGGLLKKHKGLLNKISVYAQFYGDVITLADEPIIIPGGEIVKNEVRFVDQIHQLIDANGLCRHSYVLAIGGGALLDMVGYAATTAHRGIRLLRVPTTVLAQNDSGVGVKNGINAFGKKNFLGTFMPPYAVLNDFNFLTSLDDRDWRSGIAEAVKVALIKDADFFQFILTYADKLAARDLKAMEKLIYRCAQLHLHHIATSGDPFEKGSSRPLDFGHWAAHKLEHITDYKLRHGEAVAIGIALDSTYSYLTGLLSQLEWQRILSTLKRLGFTLYVSALTEQLHQPDHPHHLFRGLTEFREHLGGKLTITLLQGIGQGIEVHQVDLPVYKQAISLLQDWELSHS, encoded by the coding sequence ATGTTAATTACACATAAGACTCTGCTTGGGCTGCAACCAATTAAGCAATCTGTCTGCGTCAACTTTAACTATGATGTTCATTTCACTCATGGTTTGTTTGAGTTAGACAATCCTTTGCTAGCACAAGTAATCGCCGCAGATGCAGAAATAATACCCAAAAAAGTTTTAGTAGTAGTAGATGGCGGATTATTAAAAAAACATAAAGGTTTGCTCAATAAAATATCAGTTTATGCTCAATTTTATGGAGATGTCATTACTTTAGCTGATGAGCCAATCATTATTCCGGGTGGAGAAATTGTTAAGAACGAAGTCAGATTTGTAGATCAAATTCATCAGCTAATTGATGCGAATGGATTATGTCGCCACTCGTACGTATTAGCAATTGGCGGTGGAGCCTTGTTGGACATGGTAGGATATGCCGCAACAACTGCTCACCGAGGAATTCGACTGCTGCGCGTGCCAACTACAGTATTAGCGCAAAATGACTCTGGTGTAGGAGTCAAGAACGGAATCAATGCGTTTGGTAAGAAAAATTTTCTCGGCACATTTATGCCACCTTATGCAGTATTAAATGACTTTAATTTTCTCACTAGTCTTGACGATCGCGATTGGCGATCTGGTATTGCAGAGGCTGTGAAGGTAGCACTGATCAAAGATGCAGATTTCTTCCAGTTCATTCTGACTTATGCCGATAAATTAGCTGCTCGCGATCTGAAAGCTATGGAAAAGCTCATTTATCGTTGTGCGCAATTGCACTTACACCATATTGCCACTAGTGGCGACCCCTTTGAAAAGGGTTCATCACGCCCTTTAGACTTTGGACACTGGGCAGCTCATAAATTAGAACATATCACAGACTATAAATTACGTCATGGTGAAGCCGTTGCGATCGGCATTGCTTTAGATAGTACCTATTCTTATTTAACTGGGCTACTGTCGCAATTAGAGTGGCAAAGAATTTTAAGTACGCTGAAGAGATTGGGATTCACCTTGTATGTATCTGCACTGACAGAGCAATTACATCAACCAGACCATCCCCATCATTTATTTAGGGGTCTGACTGAGTTCCGCGAACACTTAGGTGGCAAATTGACAATTACTCTGCTTCAGGGAATTGGACAAGGAATAGAAGTTCATCAAGTAGATTTACCTGTATATAAACAAGCTATTTCGCTACTACAAGATTGGGAACTTTCACACTCCTGA